The Sulfurimonas lithotrophica genome includes a region encoding these proteins:
- a CDS encoding tyrosine-type recombinase/integrase, with protein MKKLIDKKRKDFCEYLENIRGYSDLSIKTYNDAIREALSYIEILEENGEIIFDLMPFRLKISELNSKTISKKLSAIRSFSEYLNEKGMKIVLKSDSSVKVAKTLPKPISHKHIVEALSFADEQESLVVSLLYTLGLRISELEKLKLEDISEGWVRVLGKGSKQRDIPILKNIKDDIDSYIQNNNPKVFLFEKNDEALSQNSLRYIIAKVFKRINLKVSPHQLRHSYATELLNANAPIADVSELLGHSSMATTQIYTKLGSALKKQNYNNSHPLCGVNSAE; from the coding sequence TTGAAAAAGTTAATAGATAAAAAACGCAAAGATTTCTGTGAATATTTGGAAAATATTCGCGGTTATTCCGATCTTAGTATTAAAACTTATAATGATGCAATAAGAGAAGCATTGTCGTATATAGAAATTTTAGAAGAAAACGGTGAAATTATCTTTGACTTGATGCCCTTCAGATTAAAAATATCAGAATTAAATTCAAAAACAATATCAAAAAAATTATCGGCTATACGTTCATTTAGCGAGTATCTAAATGAAAAAGGAATGAAAATTGTTTTAAAATCAGACAGTAGTGTTAAAGTTGCAAAAACTTTACCAAAGCCTATCTCTCACAAACACATAGTTGAGGCACTTTCTTTTGCTGATGAACAAGAGAGTTTGGTAGTAAGTCTTCTTTACACCTTAGGTCTTCGTATATCTGAGCTAGAAAAATTAAAACTAGAAGATATAAGCGAGGGTTGGGTAAGAGTGTTGGGTAAAGGTTCTAAGCAAAGGGATATACCTATTTTGAAAAATATAAAAGACGATATTGATTCTTATATACAAAATAATAATCCTAAAGTGTTTCTTTTTGAGAAAAATGATGAAGCTTTAAGCCAAAACTCACTAAGATATATTATTGCTAAAGTTTTTAAAAGGATAAATTTGAAGGTAAGCCCGCATCAGTTGCGCCATTCTTATGCTACGGAATTATTAAATGCCAATGCTCCTATAGCTGATGTAAGTGAACTTCTAGGTCATTCATCTATGGCAACTACTCAGATTTATACAAAATTAGGTTCGGCTCTTAAAAAACAAAACTATAATAATTCACATCCTCTTTGCGGAGTAAATAGTGCTGAGTAA
- a CDS encoding lysophospholipid acyltransferase family protein gives MKLLTKQQKRSLALLIIPFIGSLIIRFLYFTNKKKFHAPDTLTDESFIMACWHGELLMIPYAYLRYKEIPSVKLFISEHFDGELIAKTLGFFGFGTIRGSTTRGGAKALIQAIKEIKSGSDIGITPDGPKGPRHQVHDGIIAIAQKTKKKIVLVEIKPSKYWQLKSWDKFIVPKPFGELNYFISEPIDVSELEFEEARKLIKEGLLSHEH, from the coding sequence GTGAAATTGTTAACTAAGCAACAAAAAAGGTCACTTGCCCTTTTAATTATACCGTTTATCGGATCTTTAATAATAAGGTTTTTATATTTTACCAATAAAAAAAAGTTTCATGCACCTGATACTCTTACGGATGAGAGTTTTATTATGGCATGTTGGCACGGGGAGTTGTTGATGATTCCGTATGCTTATCTGCGTTATAAAGAAATACCGAGTGTCAAACTTTTTATATCTGAACATTTTGACGGTGAACTAATAGCAAAGACACTCGGTTTTTTTGGTTTTGGGACGATTCGAGGTTCTACAACACGCGGTGGTGCAAAAGCTTTAATCCAAGCTATAAAAGAGATAAAGAGCGGTTCCGACATAGGAATTACACCAGATGGTCCAAAAGGTCCTAGACATCAAGTACATGATGGTATAATAGCAATAGCACAAAAAACCAAGAAAAAAATAGTACTTGTTGAAATTAAACCGAGTAAGTATTGGCAATTAAAATCTTGGGATAAGTTTATAGTTCCAAAACCTTTTGGAGAGTTAAACTATTTTATATCTGAGCCGATAGATGTAAGCGAGTTAGAATTTGAAGAGGCAAGAAAACTTATAAAAGAAGGATTACTAAGTCATGAACACTAA
- the miaB gene encoding tRNA (N6-isopentenyl adenosine(37)-C2)-methylthiotransferase MiaB — protein sequence MSKKVFIETLGCAMNERDTEHMLAELNEKENFSQTGDFKEADLILINTCSVREKPVSKLFSELGIFNKKKKENAKIGVCGCTASHLGKDIIKRAPYVDFVLGARNVSKITEVLHKPKAVEVDINYDESEFAFKDFRTSLYKAYINISIGCDKQCTYCIVPKTRGEEISIPLNLIVDEANRAVNSGAKEIFLLGQNVNNYGRRFSGKHDKVNFTNLLQELSKIEGLKRIRFTSPHPFHMDDEFIEEFAKNPKICKSMHMPLQSGSTKVLKDMKRGYSKEWFLNRVEKLRSMVPDVSISTDIIVAFPGESDEDFNDTIDVMDKVKFDQIFSFKYSARPETEAEHFTNVVNPEIASQRLTFLQDLYTKHLDEKMASKLGNIYEVYFEDLNADGYVSGRSDNNLVIKAKGSEELLGKFRKVKVTSIGRSILSGEIVN from the coding sequence TTGAGTAAAAAGGTATTTATTGAGACTTTAGGTTGCGCTATGAATGAGCGTGATACCGAACATATGTTGGCAGAGTTAAATGAAAAAGAAAATTTTTCACAAACAGGTGACTTTAAAGAAGCAGATTTAATTCTTATTAATACCTGTTCGGTTAGAGAAAAACCGGTCTCAAAGCTTTTTTCGGAACTCGGCATTTTTAACAAAAAGAAAAAAGAAAATGCTAAGATAGGTGTATGCGGTTGTACGGCATCTCACTTGGGAAAAGATATTATTAAACGTGCACCTTATGTAGATTTTGTCCTAGGGGCTAGAAATGTAAGTAAGATAACAGAAGTTTTACATAAGCCAAAAGCAGTAGAAGTCGATATAAATTATGATGAGAGCGAATTTGCTTTTAAAGATTTTAGAACATCCCTTTATAAAGCCTATATAAATATCTCTATTGGTTGTGATAAACAGTGTACATACTGTATCGTTCCTAAAACACGCGGTGAAGAGATTAGTATCCCTTTAAACCTGATTGTTGATGAGGCAAACCGTGCAGTTAACAGTGGAGCAAAAGAGATATTTTTACTTGGTCAAAATGTAAATAACTACGGTCGCCGTTTTAGCGGTAAACATGACAAAGTCAACTTTACTAATCTTTTACAGGAACTCTCAAAAATAGAAGGATTAAAACGTATCCGTTTTACATCTCCGCATCCGTTTCATATGGATGATGAGTTTATTGAAGAGTTTGCAAAAAATCCAAAAATATGTAAATCTATGCATATGCCGCTTCAAAGCGGAAGTACAAAAGTACTAAAAGATATGAAACGCGGTTACTCTAAAGAGTGGTTTCTAAACCGTGTAGAAAAACTTCGTTCAATGGTACCTGATGTCAGCATCTCCACCGATATAATCGTGGCATTTCCGGGTGAGAGCGATGAAGATTTTAACGATACTATAGATGTTATGGATAAAGTAAAGTTTGATCAGATATTTTCTTTTAAATATTCAGCCCGTCCGGAAACGGAAGCTGAGCATTTTACAAATGTAGTTAATCCTGAGATCGCTTCACAGAGGCTTACATTTTTACAAGACTTATATACCAAGCATCTGGATGAAAAGATGGCTTCTAAGCTTGGAAATATTTATGAAGTATATTTTGAAGATTTAAATGCCGATGGTTATGTAAGCGGTAGAAGTGATAATAATCTGGTAATAAAAGCTAAAGGAAGTGAAGAACTTTTAGGTAAATTTAGAAAGGTTAAAGTTACTTCAATAGGTAGGAGTATTTTAAGCGGTGAAATTGTTAACTAA
- a CDS encoding HP0268 family nuclease, which produces MDLKFARTELDAKPKKADIKKIEESVEKNGSVIFYFDRENSHKDLLELQDYFEEKGKGFYMNEVKFGLSDNEYMYQVHIID; this is translated from the coding sequence ATGGATTTAAAATTTGCAAGAACAGAGTTAGATGCAAAACCTAAAAAAGCAGATATAAAAAAAATAGAAGAGAGTGTAGAAAAAAACGGTAGTGTAATTTTTTATTTTGACAGAGAAAATTCTCATAAAGATTTGCTTGAACTTCAAGATTATTTTGAAGAAAAAGGTAAAGGTTTTTATATGAATGAAGTTAAATTCGGTTTATCAGATAACGAATATATGTACCAAGTTCATATTATAGACTAA
- the nusA gene encoding transcription termination factor NusA: MEKILDIVDAIAHEKGLTPQKVKEALKTAFIQTAKRVIDKNFAYEATINEDTKTIDLVQIITVVADDDERLNDEEIAPTLMAISEARDYDDQVELDDQLQVPHDLEEYGRTGASQLHREIEYHVQRAVEDDVYNKYKSKVGTLVSGRVTSVDSQNSTFIEVDEIRAVLPMKSRIKGESFEVGDHLKAVVRRVNMDKYDGISIELSRTSPKFLEELLTLEVPEIKDGAVIIEKSARIPGQRAKVALISTHPQVDAVGSTVGVKGVRINAVSAELQGENIDCIEYTSIPELFLSRVMSPAIISSVEIVKDEDGKAEKAIVSLPADQKSKAIGKSGINIRLASMLTGMDIELNEIDGATTDESAEAIEAEEKKDGVDALEALFS; encoded by the coding sequence GTGGAAAAAATATTAGATATTGTAGATGCTATTGCACATGAAAAAGGTTTAACTCCCCAAAAAGTAAAAGAAGCATTAAAAACTGCATTTATTCAAACTGCAAAACGTGTTATAGATAAAAATTTTGCATATGAAGCGACCATAAACGAAGATACAAAAACTATAGATTTGGTTCAAATAATCACGGTTGTTGCAGATGATGACGAAAGATTAAATGATGAAGAGATAGCACCTACACTGATGGCAATTTCTGAAGCTAGAGATTATGACGATCAAGTAGAACTCGATGATCAGCTTCAAGTTCCGCATGACTTAGAAGAGTATGGCCGTACAGGTGCTTCACAACTTCACCGTGAAATAGAGTATCATGTTCAGCGTGCAGTAGAAGACGACGTATATAACAAATATAAATCTAAAGTAGGTACACTTGTAAGCGGTCGTGTAACAAGTGTAGATTCTCAAAATTCTACATTTATAGAAGTTGATGAAATTCGTGCCGTGCTTCCGATGAAGAGTCGTATAAAAGGTGAAAGCTTTGAAGTTGGGGATCACTTAAAAGCGGTTGTTCGACGTGTAAATATGGATAAATACGATGGAATAAGTATTGAACTCTCACGTACAAGCCCTAAATTTTTAGAAGAACTTTTAACGTTAGAGGTGCCTGAGATAAAAGACGGTGCGGTTATAATTGAAAAATCTGCTCGTATTCCGGGACAACGTGCAAAAGTAGCACTTATTTCAACTCACCCGCAAGTAGATGCCGTAGGTTCTACGGTTGGGGTAAAAGGTGTTCGTATAAATGCCGTTAGTGCCGAACTTCAAGGCGAGAATATCGACTGTATAGAATATACGTCTATACCTGAGTTATTTTTAAGCCGTGTTATGAGCCCTGCTATTATATCTAGCGTGGAAATAGTTAAAGATGAAGATGGAAAAGCCGAAAAAGCTATCGTATCTCTTCCAGCTGATCAAAAATCAAAAGCAATCGGTAAAAGCGGTATAAATATTCGTCTTGCTTCGATGCTAACAGGGATGGATATCGAACTTAACGAAATTGATGGAGCTACAACTGATGAATCTGCCGAAGCAATAGAAGCAGAAGAAAAGAAAGATGGTGTAGATGCACTAGAGGCACTGTTCTCATAA
- a CDS encoding ABC transporter permease, producing MSNILTKIFYIFIMLILISIISFLAIHAAPNSFLSAGELNPNMTKEAIAALKAIYGLDKPLIEQYKDWVINIFSLNFGISFVSGQEVSIEILKRLPITLIMNITALIAVFIISLYLGIKSALNYEKRSDYIIRQISLVSFSMPSFYLALLFIIFFSLQLDWFPIAGLHSIEAKSGVSYYTDMAWHLVLPVSVMIFVGLGSMIIYIRSLTLEILKSDYYYFALSRGLNKNHLLRYYIFPNLLPPIITLLGLSLPGLIGGSVILESIFGIEGMGQLFFMSALSRDYPIIMGILIITAFLTLLGNMVADLILLKLNPYISRN from the coding sequence ATGTCAAATATACTAACTAAAATCTTCTATATTTTTATTATGTTGATACTTATCTCTATAATATCTTTTTTGGCAATTCATGCAGCACCAAACTCTTTTTTAAGTGCAGGTGAATTAAATCCCAATATGACAAAAGAGGCAATTGCAGCTTTAAAAGCTATATATGGTCTTGATAAGCCTTTGATTGAACAATATAAAGACTGGGTTATAAATATATTTTCTTTAAACTTCGGTATCAGTTTTGTAAGCGGACAAGAGGTAAGCATAGAGATACTAAAACGTTTACCTATCACTTTAATAATGAACATAACGGCTTTAATTGCCGTTTTTATCATCTCACTATATCTTGGAATAAAATCGGCTTTGAATTATGAAAAAAGGAGTGATTATATTATTCGCCAAATCTCATTAGTCTCTTTTTCAATGCCTAGTTTTTACTTGGCACTCTTATTTATAATATTTTTTTCTCTACAACTGGATTGGTTTCCGATAGCAGGACTTCATTCTATTGAAGCTAAAAGCGGAGTTTCTTATTATACCGATATGGCATGGCATCTGGTATTACCGGTAAGTGTAATGATATTTGTCGGTCTTGGCAGTATGATAATATACATACGCTCATTAACTTTGGAGATATTAAAGAGTGATTATTATTATTTTGCACTCTCTAGGGGACTAAACAAGAATCATCTCCTTCGTTATTACATTTTTCCAAATTTATTACCGCCGATTATTACACTACTTGGTCTTTCTCTTCCTGGACTTATAGGCGGTAGTGTAATCTTAGAATCAATCTTTGGAATCGAAGGAATGGGACAACTGTTTTTTATGTCGGCATTAAGTCGTGATTACCCTATTATTATGGGGATACTGATTATAACAGCTTTTTTGACTTTGCTTGGGAACATGGTTGCAGATTTAATTCTATTAAAATTAAATCCATATATTAGTAGAAACTAA
- a CDS encoding OprD family outer membrane porin — protein sequence MKLIKMSLAAALLAGSSAFAIENTKVSGDAKLFYSTDDAQHVTASGIKDSMFDQDTSMGEASLNLTLSTDLTDKIKASATFNAISTLGLYNNLVAATWTGGIQDNYFFSEAWLAATEGKTTFKAGRMLLDTPLVFSETWSVVPNSFEAAVVMNQDLPDTTLVGAYVGQHNSAATVAGVGNKTMDIDVDGDTVGDDARSNIFESFYNGAYAFGVVNNSWKPLTAQAWYYSAHDAVTAYWLQADLECQLVEGISYGLQFTETDYDKVLLGSAQDSSNDAFAVKVAYEMKDTFAVSVAYSQTGKDSKNGAGAGANLATGAQSKLYTEAWWYYGKITQNDTTAYNLTVTAPVGGFDLGVYATSATAKNGIAVGKDDDFLEVTLEVAKSFGDLDAGVYYIYTDSDSDNVDAITGKGKDYGTAQVYLTYNF from the coding sequence ATGAAATTAATTAAGATGAGTTTAGCGGCAGCACTATTAGCTGGTTCAAGTGCGTTTGCTATTGAAAATACAAAAGTAAGCGGAGATGCAAAATTATTTTACTCTACCGATGATGCTCAGCATGTTACGGCTAGCGGTATTAAAGATTCAATGTTTGACCAAGATACGTCTATGGGTGAAGCTTCTTTAAATCTAACTCTAAGTACGGATTTAACTGATAAAATAAAAGCAAGTGCTACTTTTAATGCTATTAGTACTTTAGGTCTTTACAATAACCTAGTAGCTGCTACATGGACAGGTGGGATTCAAGATAACTACTTCTTCAGCGAAGCTTGGTTAGCTGCTACTGAAGGAAAAACTACATTTAAAGCAGGTCGTATGTTATTAGATACTCCACTTGTATTTAGTGAAACTTGGTCTGTAGTTCCAAATAGTTTTGAAGCAGCGGTTGTAATGAATCAAGACTTACCGGATACAACGTTAGTTGGTGCATATGTTGGTCAGCATAACTCGGCAGCTACGGTTGCAGGTGTCGGTAACAAGACTATGGATATAGATGTTGACGGTGACACTGTAGGTGATGATGCAAGAAGTAATATTTTTGAAAGTTTTTATAACGGTGCGTATGCATTTGGTGTAGTAAATAATTCATGGAAGCCTTTAACGGCTCAAGCATGGTATTACAGTGCTCACGATGCAGTTACCGCTTATTGGTTACAAGCTGATTTAGAATGTCAACTTGTAGAAGGTATAAGCTATGGTTTACAATTCACTGAAACTGATTATGATAAAGTATTATTAGGCTCAGCACAAGACAGTTCAAACGATGCATTTGCTGTTAAAGTAGCTTATGAGATGAAAGATACTTTTGCAGTGTCTGTGGCATACTCACAAACGGGTAAAGATAGTAAAAACGGAGCAGGTGCAGGTGCAAACCTTGCTACTGGTGCTCAGTCTAAATTATATACAGAAGCTTGGTGGTACTATGGTAAAATCACTCAGAACGACACAACGGCTTATAATTTAACCGTAACTGCTCCTGTTGGCGGTTTTGACTTAGGTGTATATGCTACTAGTGCAACAGCTAAAAACGGTATAGCTGTAGGTAAGGATGATGACTTTTTAGAAGTTACTTTAGAAGTTGCAAAATCATTTGGTGATTTAGATGCCGGTGTATATTACATCTATACTGATTCAGATTCCGATAATGTTGATGCTATTACAGGTAAAGGTAAAGACTACGGTACAGCTCAAGTTTATTTGACATATAACTTCTAA
- the fabI gene encoding enoyl-ACP reductase FabI, whose product MIMKGKKGLIVGLANNKSIAYGIAQACAAQGAEMAFTFLNDALKKRVEPIAEEFGSSNVYELDVSNEEHMLSIADKIKADMGEIDFVVHSVAFAPKEALSEDFMKTTKSAFNIAMEISVYSLIDLTNRLESVLSKNASILTLSYLGGPQYIANYNVMGVAKAALESTVRYMAVELGRKGQRVNAISAGPIKTLAAAGIGDFKQILNWNEINAPLKKNVTIEEVGNSAMYLLSDLASGVTGEVHYVDSGYNIMGMAAVEKTESGKTVLCWDEK is encoded by the coding sequence ATGATAATGAAGGGTAAGAAAGGTTTAATCGTAGGTCTAGCAAATAATAAGTCAATAGCTTACGGAATAGCACAAGCTTGTGCAGCTCAAGGTGCTGAAATGGCATTTACTTTTTTAAATGATGCTCTTAAAAAAAGAGTTGAACCTATAGCAGAAGAATTTGGAAGCTCAAATGTATATGAACTAGACGTGTCAAACGAAGAGCATATGTTGAGTATTGCGGATAAAATTAAAGCCGATATGGGTGAAATAGACTTTGTTGTGCATTCTGTAGCATTTGCTCCAAAAGAAGCTTTGAGCGAAGATTTTATGAAAACTACTAAATCTGCTTTTAATATAGCTATGGAGATATCTGTATATTCTCTAATAGATTTAACTAATCGTTTAGAAAGCGTTTTAAGTAAAAATGCTTCTATATTAACTCTTTCATATCTTGGCGGACCTCAATATATTGCTAACTATAATGTAATGGGTGTAGCAAAAGCTGCACTTGAATCTACGGTTAGATATATGGCGGTTGAACTTGGACGTAAAGGTCAAAGGGTAAATGCTATAAGTGCAGGTCCTATTAAAACATTGGCAGCTGCAGGAATAGGTGATTTTAAACAAATACTTAACTGGAATGAAATTAATGCACCGCTTAAGAAAAATGTAACTATTGAAGAAGTTGGAAATTCGGCAATGTATCTTCTAAGTGATTTAGCTTCAGGTGTCACGGGTGAAGTTCATTATGTTGATAGCGGTTATAATATTATGGGTATGGCTGCGGTAGAAAAAACTGAATCAGGAAAAACTGTCCTTTGTTGGGATGAAAAATAA
- a CDS encoding triose-phosphate isomerase: MVIASNLKTNLTREKTISYLMDVENFLDEIKSNQDVYVFPAQSSLNPHHGKVTQGAQNAYATKNGAFTGEIGLEQLEEFDVKTILIGHSERRHILGETQEAIAQKFNFYKTQGFKIVYCVGEPLEVREEGEDVMMKYLELQYEGIDLDYENLIIAYEPVWAIGTGKTPTLEDISKIHLKLKEKSSAPLLYGGSVKVDTALDILKCDGVDGVLVGSGALKVENFCKMIQFADELKNN; encoded by the coding sequence ATGGTTATTGCATCTAACTTAAAAACAAATCTTACTCGTGAAAAGACTATATCTTACCTGATGGATGTAGAAAATTTTTTAGATGAGATTAAGTCGAATCAAGATGTTTACGTATTTCCTGCGCAAAGCTCTTTAAATCCGCATCACGGTAAAGTAACGCAAGGTGCTCAGAATGCATATGCGACTAAAAACGGTGCATTTACCGGAGAAATTGGGCTTGAACAACTTGAAGAGTTTGATGTTAAAACTATTTTAATAGGTCATTCGGAGAGACGCCATATATTAGGAGAAACCCAAGAAGCAATAGCACAAAAGTTTAACTTTTATAAGACACAAGGTTTTAAAATAGTTTATTGTGTGGGTGAACCACTAGAAGTTAGAGAAGAGGGTGAAGATGTTATGATGAAATATCTTGAACTTCAATATGAAGGGATAGATCTTGATTATGAAAATTTAATCATAGCGTATGAACCGGTATGGGCAATAGGTACAGGAAAAACACCGACTTTAGAAGATATTTCTAAAATTCATTTAAAATTAAAAGAAAAATCATCTGCTCCGCTTTTATACGGTGGCAGTGTAAAAGTTGATACTGCTTTGGATATTTTAAAATGTGACGGTGTGGACGGTGTTTTAGTGGGTAGCGGTGCTTTGAAAGTTGAAAACTTTTGTAAAATGATACAGTTCGCAGATGAACTAAAAAATAACTAA
- a CDS encoding phosphoglycerate kinase, which yields MELLSIKELDLASKKVFIRCDFNVPMDEYSNISDDRRIRSALATVNYCLDQDCAVILASHLGRPKGEVNEKYSLAPVARRLGQLLKRNVIMAKDVVGDDAISKANELKNGEVLLLENLRFEPGETNNDEELSKKLASMAEYYINDAFGVSHRAHSSVEGITKLYDNKHKASGFLLSKEIKFFGKLINQPVRPFAAIVGGSKVSGKLEALINLLPKVDKIFIGGGMAFTFLKQMGYDIGSSLVEDNLLEDAQHIMDEAKKLGVKFYLPIDVIAAEKFSEDAVSKIVTSQEIPSEWMGLDIGPATVRLYREALNDVQTVLWNGPMGVYEMEKYARGSNKIAHFVADSYATTVVGGGDTADLVQRVGLDEEMTFISTGGGASLELLEGKTLPGVAPLIKE from the coding sequence TTGGAACTACTAAGTATTAAAGAGTTAGATTTAGCAAGTAAAAAAGTATTTATTAGATGTGATTTTAACGTGCCTATGGATGAGTACTCAAATATCTCCGACGATAGACGTATCCGTTCTGCTTTAGCTACGGTTAACTACTGTTTAGATCAAGATTGTGCCGTTATTTTAGCTTCGCATCTGGGTCGTCCAAAAGGCGAAGTGAATGAAAAATATTCTTTAGCACCTGTTGCACGCAGATTGGGACAGCTTTTAAAAAGAAATGTAATTATGGCTAAAGACGTCGTAGGCGATGATGCTATCTCAAAAGCAAATGAGTTGAAAAACGGAGAAGTTTTACTTTTGGAAAATCTTCGTTTTGAACCGGGCGAGACAAATAACGATGAGGAATTGTCAAAAAAACTGGCATCTATGGCAGAATATTACATAAATGATGCGTTCGGCGTATCACATCGTGCCCACTCTTCGGTTGAGGGGATTACCAAGCTTTACGATAACAAGCATAAAGCATCAGGCTTTTTATTATCAAAAGAGATTAAGTTTTTTGGAAAACTTATAAATCAGCCTGTTCGCCCTTTTGCTGCTATTGTTGGTGGAAGTAAAGTTTCGGGAAAACTAGAAGCACTTATAAACCTTCTACCAAAAGTGGATAAAATATTTATCGGCGGCGGTATGGCATTTACATTTTTAAAACAAATGGGTTACGATATCGGTTCATCTCTTGTAGAAGACAATTTACTAGAAGATGCACAACATATCATGGATGAAGCTAAAAAGCTTGGTGTTAAGTTTTATCTCCCAATTGACGTAATTGCGGCTGAAAAATTTTCTGAAGATGCAGTAAGTAAAATCGTTACATCACAAGAGATTCCTAGTGAGTGGATGGGACTCGATATTGGTCCTGCTACGGTTAGACTTTACCGTGAAGCATTAAATGATGTTCAAACCGTACTGTGGAATGGACCAATGGGTGTGTATGAGATGGAAAAATATGCACGCGGTTCAAACAAGATAGCTCATTTTGTTGCAGATTCTTACGCGACTACCGTTGTAGGCGGAGGAGATACTGCAGATTTAGTTCAAAGAGTCGGTCTTGATGAAGAGATGACTTTTATCTCAACAGGCGGCGGAGCTTCTTTAGAGTTGCTTGAAGGAAAAACACTTCCTGGTGTAGCACCGCTTATAAAGGAGTAG
- the gap gene encoding type I glyceraldehyde-3-phosphate dehydrogenase, whose amino-acid sequence MALKIAINGFGRIGRCVARIAAKRDDVEIVAINDMASMDMMLYLLKNDSVHGSATSEIEQVNENTISIDGQDIRIFSDRDPKNLDFASCGADMVLECTGVFLTQESAQVHIDNGVEKVLFSAPAKDKETATFVMGVNEDLYDGQKIVSNASCTTNCLGPVAKVLDDAFGIEKGLMTTIHSYTNDQNILDVKHSKDKRRARAGAINMIPTTTGAAKAIGLVLPQLQGKLHGQSVRVPTPDVSMVDLNVIVSKKTTKEEVTAAFNKAAETNLKGLLFMDKEMRVSQDFVGCEYSSIVAEDLTQVIDGDMVKVMAWYDNEWGYSMRLIDMAIHISK is encoded by the coding sequence ATGGCATTAAAAATAGCAATTAATGGTTTTGGAAGAATTGGTCGTTGTGTTGCAAGAATTGCGGCAAAAAGAGACGATGTTGAAATAGTGGCTATCAACGATATGGCTAGTATGGATATGATGTTGTATTTGCTAAAAAACGATTCTGTTCACGGCAGTGCTACTAGTGAAATTGAACAAGTTAACGAAAATACAATATCTATTGACGGACAAGATATTCGTATATTTAGCGACCGCGATCCTAAAAACCTAGACTTTGCATCTTGCGGTGCCGATATGGTACTAGAGTGTACGGGTGTGTTTTTGACTCAAGAGAGTGCTCAAGTACACATTGATAACGGTGTTGAAAAAGTTCTTTTCTCGGCTCCTGCAAAAGACAAAGAAACAGCTACTTTTGTTATGGGTGTAAATGAAGATTTATACGATGGACAAAAAATCGTATCAAATGCTTCTTGTACTACAAACTGTCTTGGTCCCGTTGCAAAAGTACTTGACGATGCATTCGGAATTGAAAAAGGTCTTATGACTACTATTCACTCATATACGAATGATCAAAATATCCTTGATGTGAAACACTCAAAAGACAAACGTCGTGCACGTGCCGGTGCAATAAATATGATTCCGACTACAACAGGTGCTGCTAAAGCTATCGGTTTAGTTCTTCCGCAACTTCAAGGTAAATTACACGGTCAAAGTGTTCGTGTACCTACTCCTGATGTTTCAATGGTTGACTTAAACGTCATAGTTAGTAAAAAAACTACAAAAGAGGAAGTAACGGCAGCATTTAACAAAGCGGCTGAAACTAACTTAAAAGGTCTATTGTTTATGGATAAAGAGATGCGTGTATCTCAAGACTTTGTAGGTTGTGAGTACAGTTCAATCGTTGCAGAGGACTTAACTCAGGTCATAGACGGTGATATGGTAAAAGTTATGGCTTGGTACGATAACGAGTGGGGTTATTCAATGCGTTTAATAGACATGGCTATCCATATTTCTAAGTAA